The Chitinophagales bacterium genome includes the window GCATTTTTCCGAGAAATCCTCGTATATAGTTTTCGTCTTTATCTTCACTGTATTGTCTCAACCAGTCTACAAGATTTAATGTATCCGTAAAATATTTGTCGTTGTTTGATGGAACGTAAGCTGTGGTAACTGTTTGACCCCATTTATATTCTCCCTTATCGGCTTTGCGTTCGCCTGCTAGTATCTCGTAAAAATATTTTGTAGCTAAGCTATCCTCAGAAAGTATAGCTATTTTATCGCCTTTGTTTATTTGAAAGTTTATTCTCGAAAACAAAATTCCATTTTCATTAGAAGATTCTAAGTTTTCTACTTCCAAAATTTGATTTCCTGCATCTCTGGATTGGGTAAATATAATACCTGGGTAACGTCTGGAAGAAGGTTGAATTTCCGATATGTCTAGTTTTTCTAAAGCCTTTTTTCTAGAAGTTGCCTGTCTGGATTTAGATGCATTCGCGGAGAATCGTCTGATAAATTCTAGTAATTCTTCTTTTTTCTGTTCTGCCTTTTTGTTTTTATCTGCTCGCTGTCTTGCTGCTAGCTGACTTGCCTGATACCAGAATGAATAATTACCTGTAAAAATATTAATCTTCCTAAAATCAATATCACAAATGTGAGTACATACCATATCTAAAAAGTGACGGTCGTGCGATACGACGATAACTGTATTTTCAAAATCAGCTAGAAAATCTTCCAGCCAAGAAATTGTTTTGATATCTAAATCATTCGTTGGTTCATCTAGCAATAAAATATCTGGATTGCCAAATAATGCCTGAGCCAAGAGAACTCTTACCTTCTGATTAGCATCGATTTCACTCATCAAAACTTTATGATTGTCTTCATGCACTCCTAAATTGCTCAATAATTCTGCTGCGTTACTTTCTGCCATCCAGCCATCCATTTCAGCAAATTCTGCTTCCAATTCTGCAACCTTCATACCATCTTCATCATTAAAATCTGGTTTACTATAGAGCGCTTCTTTCGCTTTAATATTTAACCAAAGTCGGTCATTGCCCATCATCACGGTATCGAGTACTATAAAATTATCATAAGCCTGATGATTTTGCTTCAACACAGAAATACGCTCTCCTGGTGTAATTTCTATTCGTCCTTTCGTAGGTTCTATTTCCCCACTTAATATTTTCACAAAGGTTGATTTGCCTGCACCATTGGCTCCTATGACTCCATAGCAGTTACCTTTCGAGAAATTAAGGTTGACTTCGTCAAACAGTACTTTTTTGTCAAATTGCAGACTAAGATTAGATACAGATAACATGGGTTGGAAATTATTTAATTAGATTTCTAATAAAATGATAGAAACTTTCAATTTAAAGGCTGCAAAGCTAGAAGAAATCAGAATAATTAAAGGTAAAAATAAATAAAAATTAATAGAGAAAAACTTTCTAAACAGTTGAATTTTAGCTTAGAGTAGAACAATAGTGCTAAAAATCGCAAAATCCAAAATTTTTCATCTAAATAATTGACTTTCATTATATATTTGCACCCTCTTAAATTAATCAACCAATAAATCTTAATTAAATAATTCAAAATCAATGAGAAAAGCAGATGTAATCGCAAGAATCGCTGACACAACAGGAGTTCCAAAGGTAGATGTGTTAGTAGCTGTAGAGCAATTTTTTAAAGAAGTTAAAAGTTCTTTAGAGAAGGGTGAAAATGTATATGTGAGAGGATTTGGTAGCTTTATCGTAAAACAACGTGCTGCTAAAATAGGTAGAAATATCAAGTCAAATACGGCGATTAATATACCTGCGCATCAGATACCTGCATTCAAGCCTGCAAAAGAGTTTGTAGAAGCAGTAAAGAAAAGCAGCAAAAAGTAAGAAATCAGTTTTTGAAAAACCGTTCCATTCTTATTTATGGATTGGCTATGACATTGGTTTTAGCTATGTATTTACTTCTTCCCACCAAGAAGAATGATAGACTATCGAGTAGTGCAATTGGCGCAAAAAAAATGTCACTCGAGGAGTTTAGATATAACTTTATAAATCAACAAGCAGATAGCACTAAATTAGTTTTAAATCAACTAGAATCTAGATTGAGCGAAGCTAAAGATAGCTTGTCAAATGTTACTGTGTTAACCGATGGAATCAATGTTTATAATAAATTACAAGCTCCTGAAGTTGCAGCTTTATTGGTGTATAAAAAAGCTGGTTTTATAAAGAATACAAACTCTTGGGAACTGGCAGGATCCAATTTCGTTAATTTATTGTCTGACCCGAGGTTAGATACTAGCTTGGTTGCTGATATCTCAGAATATGCCATTCGATCATTTGAGAAAAGTATATCGCTCGATTCAAATAATATAGGCTCTAAATTGAAACTGGCACAGTGCTATTTGCAGCTCACCAATAAGCCAATGGATGGTGTGCAATTATTATTAGGTGTGGTGAGAAAAGATTCTACCAATATAGAGGCACAGTTGCTG containing:
- a CDS encoding integration host factor subunit beta, producing MRKADVIARIADTTGVPKVDVLVAVEQFFKEVKSSLEKGENVYVRGFGSFIVKQRAAKIGRNIKSNTAINIPAHQIPAFKPAKEFVEAVKKSSKK
- a CDS encoding ATP-binding cassette domain-containing protein, yielding MLSVSNLSLQFDKKVLFDEVNLNFSKGNCYGVIGANGAGKSTFVKILSGEIEPTKGRIEITPGERISVLKQNHQAYDNFIVLDTVMMGNDRLWLNIKAKEALYSKPDFNDEDGMKVAELEAEFAEMDGWMAESNAAELLSNLGVHEDNHKVLMSEIDANQKVRVLLAQALFGNPDILLLDEPTNDLDIKTISWLEDFLADFENTVIVVSHDRHFLDMVCTHICDIDFRKINIFTGNYSFWYQASQLAARQRADKNKKAEQKKEELLEFIRRFSANASKSRQATSRKKALEKLDISEIQPSSRRYPGIIFTQSRDAGNQILEVENLESSNENGILFSRINFQINKGDKIAILSEDSLATKYFYEILAGERKADKGEYKWGQTVTTAYVPSNNDKYFTDTLNLVDWLRQYSEDKDENYIRGFLGKMLFSGEDVFKKSSVLSGGEKVRCMLSRLMLQQGNVLLLEEPTGHLDLEAITALNESLIDYKGTVLFTSQDHEFTNTIANRIIELTPKGILDKLMTYDEYLADERVQAERLKMYS